In Streptomyces capitiformicae, one genomic interval encodes:
- a CDS encoding TetR family transcriptional regulator, whose product MDTTQRTDQARSADRRRRELLEAADRVVLRDGPGASMNAIAAEAGITKPILYRHFGDKGGLYAALAKRHTDALLDSLRAALDAPAERRERVEATLDTYLAAIEARPQVYRFLMHPADGSQPGVDQGFDVGKHSAPLLRRMGEELGKVIEDRLDLGPDSHRLARVWGHGIVGMMHAAGDWWLGERPCTRAELVRSLADLLWGRLAAAGDKVGGPGF is encoded by the coding sequence ATGGACACCACGCAGCGGACCGATCAGGCACGGTCCGCCGACCGCCGTCGGCGCGAGCTGCTGGAAGCCGCGGACCGAGTGGTGCTCCGCGACGGCCCGGGGGCGTCGATGAACGCCATCGCCGCCGAGGCGGGCATCACCAAGCCGATCCTCTACCGCCACTTCGGCGACAAGGGCGGACTTTACGCCGCCCTTGCCAAGCGCCACACCGACGCCCTCCTGGACTCCCTGCGGGCCGCCCTGGACGCCCCCGCGGAGCGCCGCGAACGCGTCGAGGCCACCCTCGACACCTACCTGGCGGCCATCGAGGCCCGCCCCCAGGTGTACCGCTTCCTGATGCACCCGGCCGACGGCAGCCAGCCCGGCGTCGACCAGGGCTTCGACGTCGGCAAGCACTCCGCCCCCCTCCTTCGCCGCATGGGCGAGGAACTCGGCAAGGTCATCGAGGACCGCCTCGACCTCGGCCCCGACAGCCACCGACTCGCCCGCGTCTGGGGCCACGGCATCGTAGGCATGATGCACGCGGCAGGCGACTGGTGGCTCGGCGAACGCCCCTGCACGAGGGCGGAGTTGGTCCGCAGCCTGGCAGACCTGCTGTGGGGCCGCCTGGCGGCGGCGGGCGACAAGGTTGGCGGTCCGGGTTTCTGA
- the def gene encoding peptide deformylase, whose protein sequence is MRHGSIPGARGRVLPMTLLGDPVLHAPCEEVTEFGSELERLVEDMFATMYDARGVGLAANQVGRSLKVFVYDCPDDDEVRHVGHVVNPRLVSVEGIVLRGPEGCLSLPGLEAGTERYDEAVVEGFTVDGDRVRVRGSGFFARCLQHECDHLEGRVYVDRLSGWRRSRVMRKIAKAPWGR, encoded by the coding sequence GTTCTTCCCATGACACTGCTCGGCGATCCCGTATTGCACGCCCCGTGTGAAGAGGTGACGGAGTTCGGGAGTGAGCTGGAGCGGCTTGTGGAGGACATGTTCGCGACGATGTACGACGCGCGGGGTGTGGGGTTGGCCGCGAATCAGGTGGGCCGGAGTTTGAAGGTTTTCGTCTACGACTGCCCCGACGACGACGAGGTGCGGCATGTCGGCCATGTGGTGAACCCCCGGCTGGTCTCGGTGGAGGGGATCGTGCTGCGGGGGCCCGAGGGGTGTCTGTCGCTGCCCGGACTGGAGGCGGGGACGGAGCGGTACGACGAGGCCGTGGTCGAGGGGTTCACGGTGGACGGGGATCGGGTGCGGGTGCGGGGGAGTGGGTTCTTCGCGCGGTGCCTTCAGCACGAGTGCGATCATCTTGAGGGCAGGGTTTATGTGGACCGGCTTTCGGGGTGGCGGCGTTCTCGGGTGATGAGGAAGATCGCCAAGGCGCCGTGGGGGCGGTGA